TTAACTTCATCTAACTTCATCTAAATATCTTACTTCTTCAAGGTTCACTTGCAACTGCCTCTACCTTCTGCTTTGCCTGGCACTGCTCCACCTTGTCCACCAGCTCGTCTATCGACTTATGGTGCGACACAGGCACCTCCTCGAAGAAAAGGGTGTAGGGCTTCTCGGCATGGGTAGCTATCTGTAGCCAAAAGGAGTCGCGGTTGGCCGAGTGCTCGAGCTTTATCCCACGGCGGGCAAAGGCGCGACGCAGCAGGGTAAAGTGAAAGCCATGCCCCGCAACAGGCAGCGTAGCATGATACTCGTAGGCCACCTTAAACAGGCCTGTACGCACATCGAACTGCACGTTGGTTTGTCCAAAGAGGTTGTTAAAGACGCCCGACAGCAGCAGGTCTTCGGGACTGCCCACATCCAGCGGACCGTTACGGTGCAGTATCCACAGCTTATCGGCCATCTGTAGCGCCAGCTCCATATCGTGGGTCGACATTAGGATAGATTTTTGCGACTTGGAGGCCAGCGTTCGCAGCAGCTGCATTATCTCCACGCGTGTAGGAAGGTCGAGGAATGCCGTTGGCTCGTCGAGCACAATCAGCGGCGTATCCTGCGCCATAGCCTTAGCGATAACGGCCTTTTGCCGCTCGCCGTCGCTTAGGTTGCTCAGCAGTTCCTTGCGCTTATGGGCAATCTGGCAGCACTCCATAGCCTCAGCAACCATTGCCCTATCCTCCTTCGACATCCTACCCAAAAAGCCGGTGTAGGGGCTGCGGCCGTAGCCCACCAGCTCCTCTACCGTTGCGTTGGGAACAGAAAGCCTATCGGTAAGCACCACGCTTAGCTCCTTAGCCAAATCGTGGGCGTTAAGCGTTGCCACCTCGCGCCCGCCAATGGTAACGCTGCCGCTTAGCGCAGGCTGAAAGCCGCACAGCGTACGGATGAGCGTGCTCTTCCCCGTACCGTTGGCACCAAGGAGGCATACCAAGTTTCCCCTTTCGAGCGTGGCGTTTAGGTTGGGAGCAACCACCTTACCACCGGAGTAACCTATGGTAAGGTCGCTGATGTCCAACATAGGCGCCATCTTTTGTTTAGTAGTATGATGCTTACTCTCCATCGGCATTAGATTTTCTTCGACGTAGTATAACGGATATGACAACAGGTGCACCCACAAAAGCGGTAACCGAGTTTACGGGTAGAGCCGTTTCGAAACCGGGCATGCGGGCAATAAGGTTACACAGCAGCGCGGTGGCCACTCCAAACAGGGCCGTAAATACCACCAGGTAAACATGGTTGGATGTCCGAACCAGATACTTTGCTAAATGGGGAACGGCCAATCCTATAAATATAATCGGTCCACAGAAGGCTGTTACGATGGCCGTGAGTATACCCGACACCAAAATTATCAGCACCCGAGCTCGGCCTACCCTTACGCCTAGGTTGCTGGCGTAACGGTCGCCCAACGAAATAAGGTTAAGCTGCTTTGACAGAAAAAAGGCAACCAGCGAGAAGAGCACGGTAATGGCGGCAAACATCATCGACTTGCCAAGCGATAGGCGGCTAAAGCTGCCTAACCCCCAAATCACGTAGCTGTGCACATCGGCCTCGCGGCTAAAATACTTAAGGATGCCCACCATCGAGTTGGCCAGATAGCCAAACATCACCCCCAAGATTAGCACTCCCAGCGTACCGCCAATCCGTTTAGAGATTGACAGGATTACCAGCAGCACCGCCAGCGAGCCCGCCAACGA
This is a stretch of genomic DNA from Alistipes sp. ZOR0009. It encodes these proteins:
- a CDS encoding iron ABC transporter permease, translating into MEEVRVSGKRWVLVALLGLAASLVLFGLNLALGSVYIPFRNVVEVFTGGASSNLVWENILLRTRLPQAITAAAAGMGLGIAGLMMQTLFRNPLAGPSVLGISSGASLGVAVVVMATGQLLNISLSMLGFWGDFTIILSSLAGSLAVLLVILSISKRIGGTLGVLILGVMFGYLANSMVGILKYFSREADVHSYVIWGLGSFSRLSLGKSMMFAAITVLFSLVAFFLSKQLNLISLGDRYASNLGVRVGRARVLIILVSGILTAIVTAFCGPIIFIGLAVPHLAKYLVRTSNHVYLVVFTALFGVATALLCNLIARMPGFETALPVNSVTAFVGAPVVISVILRRRKSNADGE
- a CDS encoding ABC transporter ATP-binding protein, whose translation is MESKHHTTKQKMAPMLDISDLTIGYSGGKVVAPNLNATLERGNLVCLLGANGTGKSTLIRTLCGFQPALSGSVTIGGREVATLNAHDLAKELSVVLTDRLSVPNATVEELVGYGRSPYTGFLGRMSKEDRAMVAEAMECCQIAHKRKELLSNLSDGERQKAVIAKAMAQDTPLIVLDEPTAFLDLPTRVEIMQLLRTLASKSQKSILMSTHDMELALQMADKLWILHRNGPLDVGSPEDLLLSGVFNNLFGQTNVQFDVRTGLFKVAYEYHATLPVAGHGFHFTLLRRAFARRGIKLEHSANRDSFWLQIATHAEKPYTLFFEEVPVSHHKSIDELVDKVEQCQAKQKVEAVASEP